One Desulfovibrio sp. genomic window carries:
- a CDS encoding HAMP domain-containing histidine kinase encodes MDLPGSTHPPAAEPNQHEVHQARLELVTKRIQDKLGSYKSYNFTQLQSVALNIFFDLAQEFPNMEDVYAVCVMIPKSLFNLECTLYLIDGQHDILSCCASHCPRPDPAVHFTDEITVKDGHLLIPIKGNKELISQLPFTPHGDIIGMLELFPGDSLTEHDKLFWGRYANRIGFQLHNRFVSLKNKEHVQFIRNLVKDIGHNVIVPNMYFKLFYKRLEARIGLIKPFHVKFRRLMAECCRDDKTIIDEFERLDRDIDYVYNSIQEQYKEIFSHYQNTSLFLETLLRTSHFEEGRYVLEKRKCNFKSQIIDPQVERFRSRFSDRGIEIDTSMGGVPDRETEVVVDLGLISQVYANLFSNVVKYTREVEEGGRKRKFMSYGWDILKDHFGPGLDGIKLNVFSSGPPIGTKQSENLFSEGFRADNSQGEYGTGHGLYFIREVVLLHGGVVGYEPTALGNNFYLILPFEPPGQEEQPEV; translated from the coding sequence ATGGACTTACCAGGCAGTACCCATCCCCCGGCTGCGGAGCCGAACCAGCACGAGGTGCATCAGGCTCGTCTGGAGTTGGTTACCAAGCGCATTCAGGACAAACTGGGCAGCTACAAGTCGTACAACTTTACGCAGCTGCAAAGTGTCGCCCTGAACATCTTTTTCGATCTTGCCCAGGAATTTCCCAACATGGAGGACGTGTACGCCGTATGCGTCATGATCCCAAAATCCTTGTTCAACCTGGAGTGCACGCTCTACCTGATAGACGGCCAGCACGACATCCTAAGCTGCTGCGCTTCGCATTGTCCCCGTCCGGACCCCGCAGTCCACTTTACTGATGAGATTACCGTCAAGGACGGCCATCTGCTCATCCCCATCAAGGGCAACAAGGAACTCATCTCCCAGCTGCCGTTCACGCCCCACGGGGATATAATCGGCATGCTGGAGCTCTTCCCGGGGGACAGCCTCACCGAGCACGATAAGCTTTTCTGGGGCCGTTATGCGAACCGGATAGGATTTCAGCTGCACAACAGATTCGTGAGTTTAAAGAACAAGGAGCATGTTCAGTTCATACGAAATCTTGTGAAGGATATCGGGCACAATGTCATCGTCCCAAACATGTACTTCAAACTCTTCTACAAACGCCTTGAGGCGAGAATAGGCCTGATAAAACCCTTCCATGTGAAATTTCGACGCCTCATGGCCGAGTGCTGCAGGGATGACAAGACGATCATTGACGAGTTCGAACGCCTCGATCGCGATATCGATTACGTCTACAATTCCATCCAGGAGCAATACAAAGAGATCTTCAGCCACTACCAGAACACGAGCCTGTTTCTGGAGACCCTCTTGCGCACAAGCCATTTCGAGGAAGGGCGTTACGTTCTGGAAAAGCGCAAATGCAATTTCAAGAGCCAGATCATAGACCCCCAGGTGGAGCGTTTCCGTTCCCGATTCTCGGACAGGGGGATCGAAATAGACACCTCCATGGGAGGCGTTCCCGACAGGGAGACTGAGGTCGTTGTCGATCTGGGGCTTATCTCGCAGGTGTACGCCAATCTATTTTCCAACGTGGTCAAGTACACCAGGGAAGTGGAAGAGGGTGGGCGCAAGCGCAAATTCATGTCATACGGGTGGGATATTTTGAAGGATCACTTCGGCCCGGGGCTCGACGGCATTAAACTCAATGTCTTCAGCTCGGGCCCGCCCATTGGAACAAAGCAGAGCGAAAACCTGTTCAGCGAGGGTTTCAGGGCGGACAATTCCCAAGGTGAGTACGGCACGGGGCATGGGCTGTACTTCATCCGCGAAGTGGTGCTGCTTCATGGCGGGGTGGTCGGCTACGAGCCCACCGCCCTAGGCAATAATTTCTATCTCATTTTGCCCTTCGAACCCCCGGGGCAAGAGGAACAGCCTGAGGTTTAA
- a CDS encoding PaaI family thioesterase: MPSRYLDAVRKPGQTVNPLFNFLGIDFREVGPQRVVLALPFRPEFIQGAGAVAGGIMAALADEAMAHVILANLAEGQKTATIEMTVRYHRPVLEGGLTAVAEVVNKGRRIISAEAVVSDSKDRKVAKAGGSFFILE, encoded by the coding sequence ATGCCTTCGCGATATCTTGACGCGGTCCGCAAGCCCGGACAGACAGTGAACCCCCTCTTCAACTTTCTCGGTATTGATTTCAGGGAAGTAGGCCCGCAGCGCGTGGTGCTGGCGCTCCCGTTCAGGCCGGAATTCATTCAGGGAGCCGGGGCTGTGGCTGGCGGGATTATGGCTGCCCTGGCCGATGAAGCCATGGCCCATGTGATTCTGGCCAATCTTGCCGAGGGCCAAAAAACAGCCACCATAGAGATGACCGTGCGCTACCACCGTCCGGTGCTCGAGGGCGGGCTTACGGCCGTGGCCGAAGTGGTGAACAAGGGGCGTCGCATCATTTCCGCCGAGGCCGTGGTCTCGGATTCCAAGGATCGCAAAGTGGCCAAAGCCGGAGGCTCTTTCTTCATTTTGGAATAG
- a CDS encoding universal stress protein — protein MKILACLDLSSQIQLVVEKAVELAKWQKAELILLTVAEDFIDFGEGITLALTEQIKKQAEKSLESAGRMSKSLGVEAKTVMDYGSSPADSILTFAEKEGVDLIVMGSRAKTGLDRFLIGSVASKVVAHAKCSVLVIR, from the coding sequence ATGAAGATTTTAGCCTGTCTCGACCTCTCCTCTCAAATCCAGCTCGTTGTGGAAAAAGCCGTGGAACTGGCCAAATGGCAGAAGGCGGAGCTTATTCTGCTCACCGTGGCTGAAGACTTCATTGATTTCGGCGAGGGGATCACCCTGGCCTTGACCGAGCAGATTAAAAAGCAGGCTGAAAAGAGCCTGGAGTCTGCCGGACGCATGTCCAAATCCCTGGGCGTGGAGGCCAAAACGGTGATGGACTACGGTTCGTCGCCGGCGGACTCCATTCTGACCTTTGCGGAAAAGGAAGGTGTGGACCTCATCGTCATGGGCAGCCGCGCGAAGACCGGTCTGGACCGGTTCCTCATAGGAAGCGTGGCCAGCAAAGTGGTGGCCCATGCCAAGTGTTCCGTGCTGGTTATACGCTGA